A single Bosea sp. PAMC 26642 DNA region contains:
- the cobS gene encoding cobaltochelatase subunit CobS, whose translation MTTTTAPALPDMKLSVRQTFGIDSDLEVPAYSTTEAHVPDFDPDYRFDRDTTIAILAGFAHNRRVMISGYHGTGKSTHIEQVAARLNWPCVRVNLDSHVSRLDLVGKDAIVLKDGKQITEFQDGILPWALQNNIALVFDEYDAGRPDVMFVIQRVLEQSGKLTLLDQKRVIRPHPCFRLFATANTVGLGDTSGLYHGTQQINQGQMDRWSIVTTLNYLPHDNEVAIVLAKSKHYQATPEGKDIVNKMVRVADLTRNAFMNGDLSTVMSPRTVITWAENAEIFTDIGFAFRVTFLNKCDEMERTLVAEFYQRSFGKELPESAVNVVLS comes from the coding sequence ATGACGACGACGACCGCCCCGGCCCTGCCCGACATGAAGCTGTCGGTGCGCCAGACCTTCGGGATCGATTCCGACCTCGAAGTGCCGGCCTATTCGACGACCGAAGCGCATGTGCCCGATTTCGATCCCGACTACCGCTTCGACCGCGACACCACGATCGCGATCCTGGCCGGCTTCGCGCATAACCGCCGCGTGATGATCTCAGGCTATCACGGCACCGGCAAGTCGACCCATATCGAGCAGGTCGCGGCGCGGCTCAACTGGCCCTGCGTGCGCGTCAACCTCGACAGCCACGTTTCGCGGCTCGATCTCGTCGGCAAGGACGCGATCGTGCTCAAGGACGGCAAGCAGATCACCGAGTTCCAGGACGGCATCCTGCCCTGGGCGCTGCAGAACAACATCGCGCTGGTCTTCGACGAGTACGATGCCGGCCGCCCTGACGTGATGTTCGTGATTCAGCGCGTGCTCGAGCAGTCGGGCAAGCTGACGCTGCTCGACCAGAAGCGCGTCATCCGCCCCCATCCCTGCTTCCGGCTGTTCGCCACGGCCAACACGGTCGGCCTCGGCGACACCTCGGGCCTCTATCACGGCACGCAGCAGATCAATCAGGGCCAGATGGACCGCTGGTCGATCGTGACCACGCTGAACTACCTGCCGCATGACAACGAGGTCGCGATCGTGCTCGCCAAGTCGAAGCACTACCAGGCGACGCCGGAGGGCAAGGACATCGTCAACAAGATGGTCCGCGTCGCCGATCTCACCCGCAACGCCTTCATGAACGGCGATCTCTCGACCGTGATGAGCCCGCGCACCGTGATCACCTGGGCCGAGAACGCCGAGATCTTCACCGATATCGGCTTCGCCTTCCGGGTGACGTTCCTGAACAAATGCGACGAGATGGAGCGCACGCTGGTGGCCGAATTCTATCAGCGCTCCTTCGGCAAGGAACTGCCCGAGAGCGCGGTCAACGTCGTGCTGAGCTGA